The following proteins come from a genomic window of Salvia hispanica cultivar TCC Black 2014 chromosome 4, UniMelb_Shisp_WGS_1.0, whole genome shotgun sequence:
- the LOC125221029 gene encoding uncharacterized protein LOC125221029, with product MDRNTFGRLCHLLKERGGLRVGQFVGVEEQVAIFVGVLAHHKKNRCVGYEFWRSGATISLYMHKVLGAVLNLHDVLLVKPTPVTDDCNDSRWKWFKGCLGALDGTHINVLVSNTDKPRFRSRKGQISTNTLAVCDRNMQFVYALPGWEGSAGDSRVLRDAVSRVNGLKVPKGYYYLCDNGYANSDGFLTPFRGVRYHLKEWGPGAESPQNAIELFNMRHTKARNVIERAFAVLKMRWGILRISNIRELRRWMGSLTAPVAMGRWTFAAPGCLQ from the exons ATGGATCGTAACACTTTTGGGCGCTTGTGCCACCTTTTAAAAGAGCGGGGTGGGTTGCGTGTGGGTCAATTTGTCGGGGTGGAAGAACAAGTTGCTATATTCGTTGGTGTTCTTGCACACCACAAGAAGAATCGGTGTGTAGGTTATGAATTTTGGAGGTCTGGAGCCACCATCTCTCTGTACATGCACAAAGTGTTAGGTGCTGTTCTGAACTTGCATGATGTTTTGCTAGTCAAACCGACTCCAGTCACTGATGACTGCAACGATAGTCGATGGAAATGGTTTAAG GGTTGCCTTGGTGCTTTGGACGGTACGCACATTAATGTCTTAGTTAGTAACACAGATAAACCGCGATTTCGTTCTAGGAAGGGGcaaatatcaacaaacacCCTTGCTGTCTGTGATCGGAACATGCAATTTGTCTATGCCTTACCTGGATGGGAGGGATCAGCGGGCGACTCTCGAGTTTTGCGGGATGCCGTGTCACGTGTGAACGGCTTGAAGGTCCCAAAAG GGTACTATTATTTGTGTGACAACGGATACGCAAATAGTGATGGATTTTTGACACCCTTCAGAGGAGTACGATACCATCTAAAAGAATGGGGTCCGGGCGCTGAGTCACCACAAAATGCCATCGAGCTATTCAACATGCGCCACACGAAAGCAAGGAATGTCATTGAGAGAGCGTTCGCAGTCCTTAAGATGCGGTGGGGGATTCTTCGAA TTTCAAATATCAGAGAACTGAGACGATGGATGGGATCCCTGACTGCTCCTGTGGCCATGGGAAGATGGACCTTCGCCGCGCCGGGGTGTCTGCAATGA